One Brassica napus cultivar Da-Ae chromosome A1, Da-Ae, whole genome shotgun sequence genomic region harbors:
- the LOC106427560 gene encoding ABC transporter A family member 11-like, which produces MILQQGLPLLYQHFTALFKKNLLLSWRNKRSTCLQLFSSFFFILVIFCIEEAMKASEASSSAYKNVTDPTLLFSLPILPCEDKFFVKLPCYDFVWSGNNSRRVIDIVSAIMANNPGRPIPTNKVQSFKAPEEVDAWFMSHALQVPGVLHFVERNATTFKFLVPLQIAAEREIARSLMGDPKFGWDFGFKEFARPAIIAEVISALKIVSATGFPYSNAYPASRRAIWSLFPPNTFSAGLKLLLDATSTPASSGISWSERAVCEGGMSTCVLSIDIIYQWQVGTFLFWFVLAIYFDNIIPNASGVRKPIFYFLTPGYWTGKGGNKVEEGSIFSCIGSVPPVEHVAPEDQDVLEEETLVKQQAMDGIVDPNIAVPIHGLAETYPGTTKLGC; this is translated from the exons aTGATTTTGCAACAAGGCTTACCGCTTCTGTATCAGCATTTCACGGCGTTGTTCAAGAAGAACCTGCTACTCTCATGGAGGAACAAGAGATCTACATGTCTTCAGCTCTTCTCATCATTCTTCTTCATCCTTGTCATATTCTGTATCGAGGAAGCTATGAAGGCGAGCGAAGCATCCTCAAGTGCCTACAAGAACGTCACGGATCCCACACTTCTGTTTTCGCTGCCTATTCTTCCTTGTGAGGATAAGTTCTTTGTGAAGCTTCCTTGCTACGACTTCGTATGGAGTGGTAACAATAGCCGTCGTGTGATTGACATCGTCTCTGCAATCATGGCTAACAATCCGGGGAGACCAATTCCGACCaacaag gttcaaTCGTTCAAAGCGCCTGAGGAGGTCGATGCATGGTTTATGTCACATGCTTTGCAAGTCCCAGGAGTTTTGCATTTTGTGGAAAGGAATGCTACAACCTTTAAGTTCCTTGTTCCTCTTCAAATAGCTGCAGAGCGTGAGATTGCAAGGTCTTTAATGGGAG ATCCAAAGTTTGGTTGGGATTTTGGATTTAAAGAATTTGCACGCCCAGCTATTATAGCTGAAGTTATCTCTGCACTCAAA ATTGTATCAGCTACTGGATTCCCTTACTCCAACGCTTATCCTGCTTCTCGCCGCGCGATTTGGTCACTCTTCCCACCCAACACTTTTTCTGCGGGCCTTAAGCTTCTTCTTGATGCAACTTCAACTCCAGCAAGTTCTGGAATTAGCTGGAGTGAAAGAGCTGTATGCGAAGGGGGCATGTCAACTTGTGTACTTTCAATT GATATTATCTACCAGTGGCAAGTCGGGACATTCCTTTTCTGGTTTGTTCTCGCCATCTACTTTGACAATATCATTCCCAACGCATCCGGTGTAAGAAAACCCATCTTCTATTTTTTAACACCTGGTTACTGGACTGGTAAAGGAGGCAATAAAGTGGAAG AAGGTAGCATTTTTAGCTGTATCGGTTCAGTTCCGCCCGTAGAGCATGTAGCGCCAGAGGACCAGGATGTGCTTGAAGAGGAGACACTAGTTAAGCAACAAGCAATGGATGGAATAGTTGATCCTAACATTGCAGTTCCGATTCATGGCCTTGCTGAGACATATCCTGGAACTACAAAGCTTGGTTGTTGA